The following are from one region of the Ananas comosus cultivar F153 linkage group 20, ASM154086v1, whole genome shotgun sequence genome:
- the LOC109725647 gene encoding RING-H2 finger protein ATL46-like produces MVFVASSPSNTNWVLSQFKRKYGFFPQFAHSYSHQLTSFQRDTLPYSSIPPPPTPPSPTTRISPAVLFIIVILAVIFFVSGLLHLVVRILIKKNANTGSRNRPTTHQEAEVSGSDALQRQLRQLFHLHDSGLDQTFIDSLPVFLYKEILGPKEPFDCAVCLCEFAEDDKLRLLPVCGHAFHLSCIDTWLLSNSSCPLCRAALFSEELDVEDPIFDFEDIREEERDGFSFAGQKAAEPGEVVAEKRVLPVRLGKFRNLSKCADDNVVDNENNNDNSNDNGIVRREEGESSSSNLDARRCYSMGSYQYVLGDVNLHVSLRHGVNRNGNGRIRRDPGVNGVSMSNDALEGRKICARSKGESFSVSKIWQWSNNKGNFPITSSDAPYIDRSLPWVGRSVGDT; encoded by the coding sequence ATGGTTTTTGTAGCTTCCTCACCCTCTAACACCAATTGGGTTCTCTCCCAGTTTAAGAGAAAATATGGGTTTTTCCCTCAATTTGCCCACTCTTATTCTCATCAACTCACTAGCTTTCAAAGAGACACACTCCCCTACTCATCAATTCCACCCCCACCCACCCCACCATCTCCAACCACTAGAATTAGCCCAGCTGTGCTCTTCATCATAGTTATTCTCGCCGTCATCTTCTTCGTCTCCGGCCTCCTCCACCTCGTCGTCCGAATCCTCATCAAGAAAAACGCGAACACGGGCTCCCGAAACCGCCCCACTACTCACCAGGAAGCAGAAGTTTCGGGCTCCGATGCGCTTCAGCGGCAGCTCCGGCAGCTATTCCATTTACACGATTCGGGCCTCGACCAGACCTTCATCGACTCTCTGCCTGTCTTTCTGTATAAGGAAATTCTCGGCCCCAAGGAGCCCTTTGATTGCGCCGTTTGTCTCTGCGAGTTTGCCGAGGACGACAAGCTTCGTCTGTTGCCCGTTTGCGGCCACGCGTTTCATCTCAGTTGCATCGACACGTGGCTTTTATCCAATTCCAGCTGCCCCCTTTGCAGGGCGGCGCTATTTAGTGAGGAATTAGATGTTGAAGACCCTATCTTTGATTTCGAGGATATacgggaggaggagagagatggGTTTTCTTTTGCAGGGCAAAAAGCGGCGGAACCAGGGGAGGTAGTGGCGGAGAAGAGAGTTTTACCTGTGAGGCTCGGCAAGTTCAGGAATTTGAGCAAATGCGCTGATGATAATGTTGTGGATAATGAGAATAATAACGATAACAGTAACGATAATGGTATTGTGAGAAGAGAAGAAGGGgaaagtagtagtagtaatttGGATGCACGGAGGTGCTACTCCATGGGAAGTTATCAGTATGTTCTTGGTGATGTCAATCTACATGTTTCTTTACGCCACGGTGTTAATAGAAATGGAAATGGCAGGATCCGTAGAGACCCGGGAGTTAACGGGGTTTCGATGAGTAACGATGCTTTGGAGGGGAGGAAAATATGTGCTAGGAGCAAAGGTGAGAGCTTTTCTGTATCAAAGATCTGGCAATGGTCTAATAATAAGGGGAATTTTCCGATTACATCTTCTGATGCTCCTTACATAGATCGGAGCTTGCCGTGGGTGGGTAGAAGTGTAGGGGATACATAA
- the LOC109725496 gene encoding probable RNA-dependent RNA polymerase 2, with product MGGAAPTTVRVSNIPASAVAAELLAFFDAAVGSAFACEIVTARRQWRPLGFGRVQFDSAAAAERARALAGDGRLPPFQRASLALAPSGDDIVARAADARNRLEGAALLAGDLVGAREMEVVGSWDGVRAEIMPERKKLELFVEDGGEYYKLEIMFGDINASYGCLLSKGDSDGILLQLKYAPRIYRRIFDQKSSSKFNGDRYRAFKEDVKFIWVRAPDFSVNSSIGKSTCFCLKLKERLLGSDVLKSLPFSGELGEVILRTGNVSTSSTKLVPLVDCPSDNSVAYEILFQLNSLVHNQKLPAKKVNSDLFNLLGELPFDISMRILLKMHKLKSICYEPMQFVRQQVANFRRNRKQNALSSSKSTHSESLMKCYRVLITPSKVYCLGPEAETSNYVVKHYSAYASDFVRVSFVDEDWSKLSPDTISARIERGLFSKPFKTGIHDRILSILRDGFSIGLKKFEFLAFSASQLRSNSVWMFASNDDVTAEGIREWMGQFNQIHSVSKCAARMGQLFSSSLQTLNVPSWEVKTIPDIDVTTDGNKYTFSDGIGKISLSFARQVAQKCGLSHTPSAFQIRYGGYKGVIAVDRTSFNKLSLRPSMKKFESNSTMLNITKWSNYQPCFLNREIICLLSTLGIEDEVFESMQHEHMHFLDGMLTNSEVALIVLGQMAGAETRTAVKMLTHGYEPTSEPYLSMMLQAHREYQLSDLRSKCRIFVPKGRVLVGCLDEIGLLEYGQVYVRITLTKEELKDADQTFFHKVDETTAVIVGKVVVTKNPCLHPGDIRVLEAVYDVQLDDMGLVDCVVFPQKGKRPHPNECSGGDLDGDLYFVCWDRRLVPDNTDTPMDYTARRPRIMDHDVTLEEIQKFFVDYMISDSLGIISTTHLVYADSEPMKARSPKCLELASLHSMAVDFAKTGAPADMPRVLKPKEYPDFMERWDRSMYKSTGVLGKLYRAVSTHIEETLSFDTDFSNSIPEAAYDRDLEVEGFEAFLEAAQEFYDQYSEKLSSLMNYYGAEYEDEILTGNLRNRSLYLVKDRKRYGEMKDRILVVVKGLHKEVGGWFNSSCADNDSLKMASAWYHVTYHPNYSPKNRFLSFPWTISDALLSIKSSKHQRKLIRGGNCNADVN from the exons ATGGGCGGCGCCGCCCCCACCACCGTGAGGGTCTCGAACATCCCGGCATCGGCCGTGGCGGCGGAGCTCCTCGCATTCTTCGACGCCGCCGTGGGCTCCGCCTTCGCCTGCGAGATCGTCACCGCGCGCCGCCAGTGGAGGCCGCTAGGGTTCGGCCGCGTCCAGTTcgactccgccgccgccgcggagcgCGCGcgcgccctcgccggcgacggccgcctcccgccgttCCAGCGAGCAAGCCTCGCCCTCGCGCCCTCCGGCGACGACATCGTCGCGAGGGCCGCCGACGCCCGGAACCGCCTCGAGGGGGCGGCGCTCCTCGCCGGGGACCTCGTCGGGGCGCGGGAGATGGAGGTGGTGGGGTCGTGGGATGGGGTTAGGGCCGAGATCATGCCCGAGAGGAAGAAGCTCGAGCTCTTCGTCGAGGATGGAGGGGAGTATTACAAGCTCGAGATCATGTTCGGGGACATCAATGCGAGCTATGGGTGCCTCCTAAGCAAAGGCGATTCCGATGGTATCCTTTTACAG CTCAAATACGCGCCAAGAATTTATCGCCGCATCTTTGATCAGAAAAGTAGTTCAAAATTCAATGGCGATCGCTACCGCGCCTTCAAAGAAGACGTCAAATTTATCTGGGTTCGCGCGCCCGATTTTTCCGTTAATAGCTCTATTGGGAAGTCTACCTGTTTTTGTTTGAAGCTGAAAGAACGATTATTGGGTTCAGATGTTCTTAAAAGCCTGCCTTTTTCAGGAGAATTAGGGGAAGTAATCCTTCGAACAGGAAACGTATCTACTTCTTCCACGAAACTAGTTCCTCTTGTGGATTGCCCTAGCGACAATTCAGTGGCCTACGAGATACTTTTTCAGCTGAATTCTCTCGTTCATAATCAAAAATTGCCAGCTAAAAAAGTCAACTCGGATCTGTTTAACCTTCTCGGTGAATTACCTTTTGATATTTCTATGAGAATCCTTCTTAAAATGCACAAGTTGAAGTCGATTTGCTACGAGCCTATGCAGTTCGTCCGGCAGCAAGTAGCTAACTTCAGGAGAAATCGGAAGCAAAACGCTTTATCCTCCAGCAAGAGCACTCATTCAGAAAGCTTAATGAAATGCTATCGGGTTCTTATAACTCCATCTAAAGTATACTGCTTGGGTCCTGAAGCCGAAACTTCAAATTATGTTGTCAAGCACTATTCTGCTTATGCTTCCGATTTTGTTAGGGTTTCTTTTGTGGATGAAGACTGGAGCAAGCTTTCACCTGATACAATTTCCGCGAGAATTGAGCGTGGATTATTCTCTAAACCCTTTAAGACGGGGATACATGATCGCATACTTTCTATTTTACGAGATGGATTTTCCATCGGCTTGAAGAAGTTTGAATTTTTGGCTTTTTCAGCAAGTCAGCTTCGTTCGAATTCAGTTTGGATGTTTGCTTCCAATGATGATGTGACTGCAGAGGGCATtagagagtggatgggtcagTTCAATCAAATCCATTCTGTGTCTAAGTGTGCAGCAAGAATGGGCCAACTATTCAGCTCCTCTTTGCAAACCCTAAATGTCCCTTCTTGGGAAGTCAAAACTATTCCAGATATAGACGTCACTACTGATGGTAATAAATATACCTTTTCAGATGGTATTGGAAAAATTTCTCTGTCATTTGCTCGACAAGTTGCTCAAAAATGTGGATTAAGTCATACCCCTTCTGCTTTCCAAATAAGGTACGGTGGATACAAAGGAGTTATAGCTGTTGACCGAACTTCCTTCAATAAGCTTTCTCTGCGACCCAGTATGAAAAAATTCGAATCGAACAGCACGATGCTTAACATCACTAAGTGGAGCAACTATCAGCCATGCTTTTTGAATCGTGAAATCATTTGCCTACTATCTACATTAGGGATAGAGGATGAGGTATTCGAGTCTATGCAACATGAGCACATGCATTTTTTAGATGGAATGCTTACAAACAGCGAAGTGGCTTTGATTGTATTGGGTCAAATGGCCGGCGCCGAAACAAGAACTGCGGTGAAGATGCTAACGCACGGTTATGAGCCTACTTCAGAACCTTACCTCTCAATGATGCTTCAAGCCCATCGAGAGTATCAATTATCTGATTTAAGAAGTAAATGCCGAATCTTTGTTCCAAAAGGTCGAGTTCTCGTAGGATGTCTGGATGAAATAGGACTACTAGAATATGGTCAAGTATATGTAAGAATAACTTTGACGAAAGAAGAGCTAAAGGATGCAGATCAAACTTTCTTTCATAAAGTTGACGAAACCACGGCAGTTATAGTTGGAAAGGTGGTGGTCACCAAAAATCCGTGCCTTCATCCTGGTGATATTAGAGTACTCGAAGCTGTCTATGACGTTCAATTGGATGATATGGGTCTGGTTGATTGCGTTGTCTTCCCACAGAAAGGCAAAAg GCCTCATCCTAATGAATGTTCTGGTGGAGATTTGGATGGTGACCTCTATTTTGTCTGTTGGGATAGAAGACTTGTCCCAGACAACACCGATACACCAATGGACTATACTGCACGGAGGCCACGAATCATGGACCATGATGTTACTTTAGAG GAAATTCAGAAATTTTTTGTTGATTACATGATCAGCGACTCCCTCGGCATAATATCAACCACACACTTAGTATATGCAGATAGCGAACCGATGAAAGCCCGCAGCCCCAAATGCCTTGAATTGGCAAGCCTTCATTCCATGGCCGTCGACTTTGCCAAAACAGGAGCTCCGGCCGATATGCCCAGGGTTTTGAAACCTAAAGAGTACCCTGATTTTATGGAAAGATGGGATCGGTCCATGTACAAATCAACCGGCGTTCTGGGAAAGCTCTATAGAGCAGTCTCCACCCATATCGAAGAAACCCTAAGTTTCGATACCGACTTTTCGAACTCAATTCCTGAAGCTGCTTATGACCGTGATCTCGAAGTTGAAGGGTTTGAGGCTTTTCTGGAAGCTGCTCAAGAGTTCTATGATCAGTATTCCGAGAAGCTGAGCTCCCTGATGAATTACTACGGTGCGGAGTATGAAGATGAGATATTAACAGGAAACTTGCGGAACCGATCCCTGTATTTGGTGAAGGATAGGAAGAGATATGGGGAAATGAAGGACCGGATTTTAGTCGTTGTTAAAGGCTTGCATAAAGAGGTCGGCGGGTGGTTTAACAGCAGCTGTGCAGACAATGACTCGCTAAAGATGGCATCGGCGTGGTACCATGTGACTTATCATCCAAATTACAGTCCGAAAAATAGATTCTTGAGCTTTCCCTGGACTATTAGTGATGCTCTTCTTAGTATAAAATCATCGAAGCACCAGAGAAAGCTCATAAGAGGAGGCAATTGTAATGCTGATGTTAACTAG